In Cuculus canorus isolate bCucCan1 chromosome 8, bCucCan1.pri, whole genome shotgun sequence, a single genomic region encodes these proteins:
- the FASLG gene encoding tumor necrosis factor ligand superfamily member 6 — protein sequence MQAYKGRAGSSPRAQSGTTLAGFGCRMEDHAKHVQPMPLPATQQNLNYRYPQIFWVDGCANTSSSCSSASPIAPFPPPVPDRRKKPRNKTERRSTGFLVMSLLILLALTGVGLSMFQIFHLEKELAELRESASTEHIPPALEKLIGQKEEAMKKEPRKAAHLTGNPAQQDLPLEWEPISGHAFTSGIQYRDQGLVINETGLYFVYSNVLFRGSVCSNQVLTHIVYKKNPSLPSSHVLMEDKSINYCTGQKIWARKSYLGALFNLRNMDSLHVNVSKIALVNFEESKTFFGLFKL from the exons ATGCAGGCGTacaaaggcagagctgggtcttcccccagggctcagtctGGGACAACCCTGGCAGGGTTTGGCTGCCGAATGGAGGATCACGCCAAGCATGTCCAGCCCATGCCGCTCCCAGCTACGCAGCAGAACTTGAACTACAGGTACCCCCAGATCTTTTGGGTGGATGGCTGTGCCAACACAAGTtcttcctgctcctcagcaTCCCCAATTGCTCCTTTCCCACCACCTGTACCTGACCGGAGGAAAAAGCCAAGGAACAAAACGGAAAGGAGGAGCACTGGTTTCCTGGTGATGTCCTTGCTCATCCTGCTGGCCCTCACTGGAGTGGGGCTGAGCATGTTTCAGATTTTCCACCTGGAAAAGGAACTGGCTGAACTCAGAGAG TCTGCCAGTACCGAACATAttcctccagctctggagaAACTCATAG GGCAGAAGGAGGAGGCAATGAAAAAGGAACCAAGGAAGGCAGCACACTTAACCG GGaacccagcacagcaggacCTCCCTCTGGAGTGGGAACCCATCTCTGGCCATGCTTTCACCAGTGGCATTCAGTATCGCGATCAGGGACTTGTCATCAATGAGACTGGCCTGTACTTTGTATACTCCAATGTGCTCTTCCGGGGCAGCGTCTGCAGCAACCAGGTGCTGACCCACATCGTCTACAAGAAAAACCCATCCTTGCCAAGCAGCCATGTGCTGATGGAGGACAAAAGCATCAACTACTGTACAGGTCAGAAAATATGGGCCAGGAAAAGCTATCTGGGTGCTTTGTTCAATCTCAGGAATATGGACAGTTTGCACGTCAATGTCTCCAAAATTGCTCTGGTTAATTTTGAGGAATCCAAGACATTCTTTGGCTTATTTAAGCTTTAA